The Frankiales bacterium genome has a window encoding:
- a CDS encoding diguanylate cyclase produces the protein MHPDGSYCSGRVTDVQGSSNGRQAPRPRRTGRVGRVNRWGASGTPGCPPGVRPGQGERWSYDPRARGRTGRPTSIAGPGALPCPHHGVNRSARMSESRAGDGLPEQGLEALEASEQMFRLAMESASIGMFICRPDGVFERVNPALCSMLGYRSHEDLVGLGFADVTHPDDVERSVEVIARLRSGEEQRVAWRKRYLTAEGATVWVDLSVAAVHDGEGRHVHTIGQAVDVTAEVAAFEALQRSVQDFRLLAEHASDVVMRIDPTGAIDWVSPSVRQVLGWDAQLLVGTPVLSIVHPDDRELVLRTRATALEGVHHHRVLVRYLTVDGQVRELSGSGHPIPAHDGGGVSGIVVGLRDVTEEQRIRRELAFRASHDSLTGVPNRDDMVSRLRERLALPALAPGRVGVLYCDVDNLKQVNDEHGHPAGDAVLTEVAQRLTSALRAQDVVARVGGDEFVVLLHEVADADQLAQLADRCLQSVVGELDVAGVRVPLSVSVGATLADPQDDADEVLARADRALLRAKREGRRRVHRQD, from the coding sequence ATGCACCCTGATGGGTCCTACTGCTCCGGTCGGGTGACGGACGTCCAAGGTTCGTCCAACGGACGACAGGCTCCGCGGCCCCGGCGAACGGGGCGTGTCGGCCGCGTGAACCGGTGGGGCGCATCGGGAACGCCGGGATGTCCGCCCGGTGTCCGGCCGGGGCAGGGCGAGCGGTGGTCCTACGACCCGCGGGCGAGGGGCCGGACCGGTCGTCCGACGAGCATCGCGGGTCCCGGCGCCCTACCGTGTCCCCACCACGGGGTGAACAGGAGTGCGCGCATGTCGGAGTCCCGCGCGGGCGACGGCCTGCCGGAGCAGGGGCTCGAAGCGCTCGAGGCGTCCGAGCAGATGTTCCGCCTCGCGATGGAATCCGCCTCGATCGGCATGTTCATCTGCCGTCCCGACGGCGTCTTCGAGCGGGTGAACCCTGCCCTGTGCTCGATGCTGGGCTACCGCAGCCACGAGGACCTCGTCGGGCTGGGCTTCGCGGACGTCACCCACCCCGACGACGTCGAGCGCAGCGTCGAGGTGATCGCGCGCCTGCGCTCCGGCGAGGAGCAGCGCGTCGCGTGGCGCAAGCGCTACCTGACGGCCGAAGGCGCCACCGTGTGGGTCGACCTCTCGGTGGCGGCGGTGCACGACGGCGAGGGACGCCACGTGCACACGATCGGCCAGGCGGTGGACGTGACGGCCGAGGTGGCCGCGTTCGAGGCGCTCCAGCGCTCGGTCCAGGACTTCCGCCTGCTCGCCGAGCACGCGTCGGACGTGGTGATGCGGATCGACCCGACCGGCGCGATCGACTGGGTGTCGCCCTCGGTGCGTCAGGTGCTCGGGTGGGACGCGCAGCTGCTCGTCGGCACGCCCGTGCTCTCGATCGTGCACCCGGACGATCGCGAGCTCGTGCTGCGCACCCGCGCGACGGCGCTGGAGGGCGTGCACCACCATCGGGTGCTCGTGCGCTACCTGACCGTCGACGGGCAGGTGCGGGAGCTCTCCGGCTCGGGCCACCCCATCCCGGCGCACGACGGCGGCGGGGTGAGCGGCATCGTCGTCGGCCTGCGCGACGTGACCGAGGAGCAGCGGATCCGTCGCGAGCTCGCGTTCCGGGCCAGCCACGACTCGCTCACCGGGGTGCCCAACCGCGACGACATGGTCTCGCGGCTGCGGGAGCGGCTGGCGCTGCCGGCGCTGGCGCCGGGCCGGGTCGGCGTCCTCTACTGCGACGTCGACAACCTCAAGCAGGTCAACGACGAGCACGGCCACCCCGCGGGCGACGCGGTGCTCACCGAGGTGGCGCAGCGGCTCACGTCGGCGCTGCGCGCCCAGGACGTGGTGGCCCGCGTGGGTGGCGACGAGTTCGTCGTGCTGCTGCACGAGGTGGCCGACGCCGACCAGCTCGCGCAGCTCGCGGACCGGTGCCTGCAGTCGGTGGTCGGCGAGCTCGACGTCGCTGGCGTCCGGGTGCCGCTGTCGGTGAGCGTGGGCGCCACCCTGGCCGACCCTCAGGACGACGCCGACGAGGTGCTCGCCCGCGCCGACCGTGCGCTCCTGCGGGCCAAGCGCGAGGGACGGCGCCGGGTGCACCGGCAGGACTGA
- a CDS encoding molybdopterin synthase sulfur carrier subunit, which produces MPAPVTVRLPGALADLAGGRRTLSVDPAPATVGDVLDRLEPELPVLVRRIRDETGSVRRFVNVYVDGEDIRHGAGLATALRPGAEVHVLPSVAGG; this is translated from the coding sequence GTGCCCGCTCCCGTCACCGTGCGGCTGCCCGGGGCGCTGGCCGACCTCGCCGGCGGACGGCGCACGCTGTCGGTGGACCCGGCCCCCGCGACCGTCGGCGACGTCCTCGACCGGCTCGAGCCCGAGCTGCCGGTGCTCGTGCGCCGGATCCGCGACGAGACCGGGTCCGTGCGCCGGTTCGTCAACGTCTACGTCGACGGCGAGGACATCCGCCACGGGGCCGGGCTCGCCACGGCGCTGCGCCCGGGCGCCGAGGTGCACGTGCTGCCCTCCGTCGCCGGCGGCTGA
- a CDS encoding FMN-binding protein: MSGVRALRSGRSGRGAALAVAAGMGATLALSAAPSAYAAANPGQSVYNDYGQSDAEVAVEIRTQVEASTYVKAALATYTKARATTAAKRKALATAKSAYLAAVRSKVRIRIDRTHAAYVAAYRAYGKALFAEKSARIKLANIRAAKTAAVTALHYRPKDGVFTGRLVNYLVPTIPFSFEPLQVRITVYGGHVSDVEVTQQAPVDSDSYGYNEMSLSTLMLETMQAHDTANIAAVTGASLSSEAFQQSLESALVAAGYRL; encoded by the coding sequence ATGTCAGGGGTTCGGGCGCTCCGTAGCGGGCGCTCCGGACGCGGCGCCGCCCTCGCGGTCGCGGCGGGCATGGGCGCGACCCTCGCCCTGAGCGCCGCGCCGTCGGCGTACGCCGCCGCGAACCCGGGCCAGTCGGTCTACAACGACTACGGCCAGTCCGACGCCGAGGTGGCCGTCGAGATCCGCACCCAGGTCGAGGCGAGCACGTACGTGAAGGCGGCCCTGGCCACCTACACGAAGGCCCGCGCCACCACCGCCGCCAAGCGCAAGGCCCTCGCCACCGCCAAGTCGGCCTACCTCGCGGCGGTGCGCTCGAAGGTCCGCATCCGCATCGACCGGACGCACGCGGCGTACGTGGCCGCCTACCGCGCCTACGGCAAGGCGCTGTTCGCCGAGAAGTCCGCGCGCATCAAGCTGGCCAACATCCGCGCGGCCAAGACGGCGGCCGTCACGGCGCTGCACTACCGCCCCAAGGACGGCGTGTTCACCGGCCGGCTCGTCAACTACCTGGTGCCCACCATCCCGTTCTCGTTCGAGCCCCTCCAGGTGCGCATCACCGTCTACGGCGGCCACGTGAGCGACGTCGAGGTGACCCAGCAGGCGCCCGTCGACAGCGACTCGTACGGCTACAACGAGATGTCGCTGAGCACTCTGATGCTCGAGACGATGCAGGCGCACGACACCGCGAACATCGCCGCCGTCACCGGCGCCTCGCTCTCGTCGGAGGCCTTCCAGCAGTCCCTCGAGTCGGCCCTGGTCGCCGCCGGATACCGGCTCTGA
- a CDS encoding exo-alpha-sialidase: protein MTVLLAIGTRKGLWLARSDDRRTWTIEGPHFLAQEIAAVAVDTRREPVRLLAGIQSMHWGPTVTYSDDLGATWHEPAKGAIAFPDDTGAALARVWQLQPDTAGRPDVVWAGCEPTSLWRSDDGGESFQLVRGLWDHPHREKWEPGFGGAAVHTVLPHPDTDEVLVAMSTGGVYVSDDGSEGWTPRNKGISAYFFPDPYPEFGQCVHKVAADAASPDVLYAQNHHGVYRSDDRGRQWSSIAEGLPSDFGFVALASPITPGTAWVIPLEADARRVPPGGRLRVHRTRDGGATWSESASGLPDDAWTVTLRDAACVDAADPTGVYLGTRDGSVYASADDGETFALVAEHLPDVLSLRAAIVP, encoded by the coding sequence ATGACCGTCCTGCTCGCCATCGGCACGCGCAAGGGGCTCTGGCTCGCCCGCAGCGACGACCGCCGCACCTGGACCATCGAGGGCCCGCACTTCCTCGCCCAGGAGATCGCCGCCGTGGCGGTCGACACCCGGCGCGAGCCGGTGCGGCTGCTGGCCGGGATCCAGAGCATGCACTGGGGCCCCACGGTCACGTACTCCGACGACCTCGGCGCGACGTGGCACGAGCCGGCGAAGGGCGCGATCGCGTTCCCCGACGACACCGGCGCCGCGCTGGCCCGGGTGTGGCAGCTCCAGCCCGACACCGCCGGGCGACCCGACGTCGTCTGGGCCGGGTGCGAGCCCACCTCGCTGTGGCGCAGCGACGACGGCGGGGAGTCCTTCCAGCTGGTGCGCGGGCTGTGGGACCACCCGCACCGCGAGAAGTGGGAGCCCGGGTTCGGCGGCGCCGCGGTGCACACGGTGCTGCCCCACCCCGACACCGACGAGGTGCTGGTCGCCATGAGCACCGGCGGCGTCTACGTCAGCGACGACGGCAGCGAGGGCTGGACCCCGCGCAACAAGGGCATCTCGGCGTACTTCTTCCCCGACCCCTACCCCGAGTTCGGCCAGTGCGTGCATAAGGTGGCGGCCGACGCCGCGAGCCCGGACGTGCTCTACGCGCAGAACCACCACGGCGTCTACCGCAGCGACGACCGCGGCCGGCAGTGGAGCTCGATCGCCGAGGGCCTGCCCAGCGACTTCGGCTTCGTCGCCCTCGCCTCGCCGATCACCCCGGGCACCGCCTGGGTGATCCCGCTGGAGGCCGACGCCCGGCGGGTGCCTCCCGGCGGCCGGCTGCGGGTGCACCGCACCCGCGACGGCGGGGCCACGTGGTCGGAGAGCGCCTCCGGCCTGCCCGACGACGCGTGGACCGTCACCCTGCGCGACGCCGCCTGCGTCGACGCGGCGGACCCCACCGGCGTCTACCTCGGCACCCGCGACGGCAGCGTGTACGCCAGCGCCGACGACGGCGAGACCTTCGCCCTGGTGGCCGAGCACCTGCCCGACGTCCTCTCGCTGCGCGCGGCCATCGTCCCGTGA
- a CDS encoding AAA family ATPase, whose amino-acid sequence MRLHSLTITAFGPFAGTETIDLERLAASGLFLLEGPTGAGKSTVLDAITFALYGGTASAEASDDRLHSQFAAPGTVPSVSLELSIGGTGYRVHRVPAHRRPKKRGDGVTLERATVRLERRRPGGAWEHLDHSHQEVAELLRDALGLSRAQFTQVVLLPQGEFATFLRAPDDERRALLTTIFGTGLYDAVTAELEARRTDASRRRLEARAGVAAAVAAAAEAAGLEGEPASDLVALDDAGRATALDGLVASVAAELALATAARDERHTALTLAEAQLRQAASVHELHAELAAAVAALADHEAGAEAHRAREHELEHARAAAPVAPLLAGLDRADAEVARARQRLESAQAEVPTLDGAAAVLGRTEATDDTEDSGDPAVWTARAGLLEDRSRELDAAATALEPLVALERSRPDTGRELERLRTESLEAQQRLAALAELETALPARLAAAETALTEAVTAAAGLDEAEARLAALQDRGEALLELEALDARLAEAAAAVQRATTAHHAAVDRHQALLQRHLDGIAAVLAGTLVDGAPCAVCGATEHPVPARPALDAVSADDVEAALVVRDAAAAELDLARAGHEQLLLDRSALLGRTGGTEVAALVDDMARAQDSLARARTAAAAVPGLTGERDELRARAQELRTGSAGLAADAARAAARLEAAEASWAAGSTALDEARAGATSVLARRDELAAAAAGIRRVAAAARECATAVAARAALLADVRAAVADAGFADVEDARDAVRTPAALAALDAEVRAWVRTRDLLAATLDDDRFRDLGVDPADPAALTARLRACAEALDEATLVRSAAAAAHERAVEARARAATRDEQLAKRRLDVELAEERLEHVVSSTEAVVRLAGLAKGVSGELRMSLTTYVLRRWFERVVDAANLRLLTMSSGRYELQRVDEAESRRDRSGLSLRVLDRHSGESRSPRSLSGGETFYTSLALALGLADVVRAEAGGVDLDTLFIDEGFGSLDPDTLDTVMSVIDDLRQGGRAVGVVSHVAELKDRIPERLEIRPVEGGGSTTRVVA is encoded by the coding sequence ATGCGGCTGCACTCGCTCACGATCACCGCGTTCGGCCCGTTCGCCGGCACCGAGACGATCGACCTCGAGCGGCTGGCCGCCAGCGGGCTGTTCCTGCTCGAAGGGCCGACCGGGGCGGGCAAGTCGACCGTGCTCGACGCGATCACGTTCGCCCTCTACGGCGGCACTGCCAGCGCCGAGGCCTCCGACGACCGGCTGCACTCGCAGTTCGCCGCGCCCGGCACGGTGCCCTCGGTCTCCCTCGAGCTCAGCATCGGCGGCACCGGCTACCGCGTGCACCGCGTGCCGGCGCACCGGCGGCCCAAGAAGCGCGGCGACGGCGTCACCCTCGAGCGCGCCACCGTGCGCCTCGAGCGACGCCGGCCGGGCGGCGCGTGGGAGCACCTCGACCACAGCCACCAGGAGGTCGCCGAGCTGCTGCGCGACGCCCTCGGCCTGTCCCGGGCCCAGTTCACCCAGGTGGTGCTGCTCCCCCAGGGCGAGTTCGCCACGTTCCTGCGCGCGCCGGACGACGAGCGGCGCGCGCTGCTCACCACGATCTTCGGCACGGGCCTCTACGACGCCGTCACCGCCGAGCTCGAGGCGCGCCGCACCGACGCCTCGCGGCGGCGCCTGGAGGCCCGTGCCGGGGTGGCGGCCGCCGTCGCGGCAGCGGCCGAGGCGGCCGGCCTCGAGGGCGAGCCGGCGTCCGACCTCGTCGCGCTCGACGACGCCGGCCGGGCCACCGCCCTCGACGGGCTGGTCGCGAGCGTGGCGGCGGAGCTGGCCCTGGCCACGGCCGCCCGCGACGAACGGCACACCGCCCTCACGCTGGCCGAGGCCCAGCTGCGGCAGGCGGCCTCCGTGCACGAGCTGCACGCCGAGCTCGCCGCCGCGGTGGCCGCCCTCGCCGACCACGAGGCCGGTGCCGAGGCGCACCGCGCCCGCGAGCACGAGCTCGAGCACGCCCGCGCCGCGGCGCCGGTCGCTCCCCTGCTCGCCGGGCTCGACCGCGCCGACGCCGAGGTCGCCCGGGCCCGGCAGCGGCTCGAGAGCGCGCAGGCGGAGGTCCCCACGCTCGACGGTGCGGCCGCGGTCCTCGGCCGCACCGAGGCCACCGACGACACCGAGGACTCCGGGGACCCCGCCGTCTGGACCGCCCGCGCCGGCCTGCTCGAGGACCGCTCGCGCGAGCTCGACGCCGCAGCCACGGCGCTCGAGCCGCTGGTGGCCCTCGAGCGCTCCCGGCCGGACACCGGCCGGGAGCTCGAGCGGCTGCGCACGGAGAGCCTCGAGGCGCAGCAGCGCCTCGCCGCGCTCGCCGAGCTCGAGACCGCGCTGCCCGCCCGCCTCGCCGCCGCCGAGACCGCGCTCACCGAGGCGGTGACCGCGGCTGCCGGCCTCGACGAGGCCGAGGCCCGCCTGGCGGCGCTGCAGGACCGCGGCGAGGCGCTGCTCGAGCTCGAGGCGCTCGACGCGCGGCTCGCGGAGGCGGCCGCGGCGGTGCAGCGGGCCACCACCGCGCACCACGCAGCGGTCGACCGGCACCAGGCCCTGCTCCAGCGTCACCTCGACGGCATCGCCGCGGTGCTCGCGGGCACCCTCGTCGACGGCGCCCCGTGCGCGGTCTGCGGTGCGACCGAGCACCCGGTCCCGGCGCGGCCCGCACTCGACGCGGTCTCGGCCGACGACGTCGAGGCCGCCCTCGTGGTGCGCGACGCGGCCGCGGCGGAGCTCGACCTCGCGCGGGCCGGCCACGAGCAGCTGCTGCTCGACCGGTCCGCACTGCTGGGCCGCACCGGCGGCACCGAGGTCGCCGCCCTCGTCGACGACATGGCCCGCGCCCAGGACTCGCTCGCGCGGGCCCGCACCGCCGCGGCCGCCGTCCCGGGTCTCACCGGCGAGCGCGACGAGCTGCGGGCCCGCGCGCAGGAGCTGCGCACCGGGTCCGCCGGCCTCGCCGCCGACGCGGCCCGGGCCGCCGCGCGCCTCGAGGCGGCCGAGGCGTCGTGGGCCGCGGGCTCCACCGCGCTCGACGAGGCCCGTGCGGGTGCGACGTCGGTCCTCGCCCGGCGCGACGAGCTGGCCGCCGCGGCCGCGGGGATCCGCCGGGTGGCCGCCGCCGCGCGCGAGTGCGCCACGGCCGTCGCGGCGCGGGCCGCGCTGCTGGCCGACGTGCGCGCCGCGGTCGCCGACGCCGGGTTCGCCGACGTCGAGGACGCCCGCGACGCCGTCCGGACCCCCGCGGCCCTCGCGGCGCTGGACGCCGAGGTCCGGGCCTGGGTGCGCACCCGCGACCTGCTGGCCGCCACGCTCGACGACGACCGCTTCCGCGATCTCGGCGTCGACCCCGCCGACCCGGCCGCGCTCACCGCCCGGCTGCGCGCCTGCGCCGAGGCGCTGGACGAGGCGACGCTGGTCCGCTCCGCGGCCGCGGCGGCCCACGAGCGCGCGGTGGAGGCACGGGCGCGCGCGGCCACCCGCGACGAGCAGCTGGCCAAGCGCCGGCTCGACGTCGAGCTCGCCGAGGAGCGCCTCGAGCACGTGGTGTCCTCCACCGAGGCCGTGGTGCGGCTGGCCGGCCTGGCCAAGGGCGTCTCCGGCGAGCTGCGCATGTCGCTCACGACGTACGTGCTGCGCCGGTGGTTCGAGCGCGTGGTGGACGCGGCCAACCTCCGCCTGCTCACGATGTCCAGCGGCCGCTACGAGCTCCAGCGCGTCGACGAGGCCGAGAGCCGGCGCGACCGCTCCGGCCTCTCGCTGCGGGTGCTCGACCGGCACTCGGGCGAGAGCCGCAGCCCGCGGTCGCTGTCGGGCGGCGAGACCTTCTACACCAGCCTCGCGCTGGCCCTCGGCCTCGCCGACGTCGTGCGCGCGGAGGCCGGCGGCGTCGACCTCGACACGCTGTTCATCGACGAGGGCTTCGGCAGCCTCGATCCGGACACCCTCGACACCGTGATGTCGGTGATCGACGACCTGCGCCAGGGCGGTCGTGCCGTGGGCGTGGTGAGCCACGTGGCCGAGCTCAAGGACCGCATCCCCGAGCGGCTGGAGATCCGGCCGGTCGAGGGCGGCGGCTCGACAACCCGCGTCGTCGCCTGA
- a CDS encoding amidohydrolase family protein, with protein MTEHADLVIHGAVYRGDAVRGWSRSIALRGDRVVALGTPDRTAPLVGPGTRVVDAGEGIVVPGFQDSHIHAPFAGRNRLHLWLNDLPGREAYLEALRAYAEAHPERPWIVGGGWAMEHFPGGTPDRADLDAVVPDRPVFLYNRDVHGAWVNSRALELGGIDAATPDPDDGRIERDADGAPTGMLHEGAAYSFEQRFVPAPDLDEWRAAILESQRYLHSLGITGWQDAWVTPQTLDAYVSLAREDALTARVVGALWWDRHRGLEQVDDLLEQRERGGVGRFSPTTVKVMLDGVLENYTGALREPYCDGCGGTTENHGLSFVDHDALVETVTTLTGHGFQVHMHAIGDRAVRDALDAVEAARAVHGPHDLRHHVAHIQVVQPEDVPRFRALDVVANCQTFWAQNEPQMTELTVPFLGQERVDLMYPFGDLARAGTVLAMGSDWAVTTADPLAQMEVAVTRVGPEHRDLEPFLPAQRLSVADALAGFTSGSAYVNHDEHDAGSLEVGKRADVVVLDRDILDPRTGPIGDARVRLTVSNGRVVHDELG; from the coding sequence ATGACCGAGCACGCCGACCTGGTGATCCACGGCGCCGTCTACCGCGGCGACGCCGTGCGCGGCTGGTCGCGCTCGATCGCGCTGCGCGGCGACCGCGTGGTGGCCCTCGGCACGCCCGACCGCACGGCGCCGCTGGTCGGGCCGGGCACGCGCGTGGTCGACGCGGGCGAGGGCATCGTGGTGCCCGGCTTCCAGGACTCCCACATCCACGCGCCGTTCGCCGGCCGCAACCGGCTGCACCTCTGGCTCAACGACCTGCCCGGCCGGGAGGCGTACCTCGAGGCGCTGCGCGCGTACGCCGAGGCGCACCCGGAGCGCCCGTGGATCGTCGGCGGCGGCTGGGCCATGGAGCACTTCCCCGGCGGCACCCCGGACCGCGCCGACCTCGACGCCGTCGTCCCGGACCGGCCGGTGTTCCTCTACAACCGCGACGTGCACGGCGCCTGGGTCAACTCCCGCGCGCTCGAGCTCGGCGGCATCGACGCCGCGACGCCCGATCCCGACGACGGCCGCATCGAGCGCGACGCCGACGGCGCGCCCACGGGGATGCTGCACGAGGGTGCGGCGTACTCCTTCGAGCAGCGGTTCGTGCCGGCCCCGGACCTCGACGAGTGGCGCGCGGCCATCCTCGAGTCGCAGCGCTACCTGCACTCGCTCGGCATCACCGGCTGGCAGGACGCGTGGGTGACGCCGCAGACGCTGGACGCCTACGTCTCGCTCGCCCGCGAGGACGCGCTGACCGCGCGGGTGGTCGGCGCCCTGTGGTGGGACCGCCACCGCGGGCTCGAGCAGGTGGACGACCTGCTCGAGCAGCGCGAGCGCGGCGGCGTCGGGCGCTTCTCCCCCACGACCGTGAAGGTGATGCTCGACGGCGTCCTGGAGAACTACACCGGGGCGCTGCGCGAGCCCTACTGCGACGGCTGCGGCGGCACCACGGAGAACCACGGCCTGTCCTTCGTCGACCACGACGCCCTCGTCGAGACGGTGACCACGCTGACCGGCCACGGCTTCCAGGTGCACATGCACGCGATCGGCGACCGCGCGGTGCGCGACGCGCTCGACGCCGTGGAGGCCGCCCGCGCGGTGCACGGCCCGCACGACCTGCGCCACCACGTGGCGCACATCCAGGTGGTGCAGCCCGAGGACGTGCCGCGGTTCCGCGCGCTCGACGTGGTCGCCAACTGCCAGACGTTCTGGGCGCAGAACGAGCCGCAGATGACCGAGCTGACGGTGCCGTTCCTGGGCCAGGAGCGCGTGGACCTCATGTACCCCTTCGGCGACCTCGCCCGGGCCGGCACCGTGCTCGCGATGGGGTCGGACTGGGCCGTCACCACGGCCGACCCGCTCGCCCAGATGGAGGTCGCCGTCACGCGCGTCGGCCCCGAGCACCGCGACCTCGAGCCCTTCCTGCCCGCGCAGCGGCTGTCCGTGGCCGACGCGCTCGCCGGGTTCACCAGCGGCTCGGCGTACGTCAACCACGACGAGCACGACGCCGGCAGCCTCGAGGTGGGCAAGCGGGCCGACGTCGTCGTGCTCGACCGCGACATCCTCGACCCGCGCACCGGGCCGATCGGCGACGCGCGGGTGCGCCTGACCGTCAGCAACGGCCGCGTCGTCCACGACGAGCTCGGCTGA
- the sbcD gene encoding exonuclease subunit SbcD has translation MRLLHTSDWHLGRSLASAPQLDAQAEFLTWLLELAVEREVDAVLVAGDVYDRAVPPVEAVRLLDDTFLAFASAGVPLVVVSGNHDSAVRLGFGRGLARASGIHLRTTLDALTDPVVLADEHGDVGVYGIPYLLPDAVMAELAAERSHTSVLRAAADRIRADAAQRGLSRTVVLSHAFVAGGAGADSERDIRVGGIGDAHAAVFDGITYVALGHLHRPQDIRLGGSSTVLRYSGSPLPYSFSESGDVKSVTLLELDDAGVAVVEAVPVPAGRPLREVRGRLEELLARAGTDLAGLAECYVRVVLSDPSRPASPMERLRAVWPHTLVLDFEPDGVRPDPDTDLARLTRTTDPVEVCSLFVEFVDRVPPTADEVRVLREVVELAQRGEEAGV, from the coding sequence GTGCGTCTGCTGCACACCTCCGACTGGCACCTGGGCCGCTCGCTGGCCTCGGCCCCGCAGCTCGACGCGCAGGCCGAGTTCCTCACCTGGCTGCTCGAGCTCGCGGTCGAGCGCGAGGTCGACGCCGTGCTCGTCGCCGGCGACGTCTACGACCGCGCCGTCCCGCCCGTGGAGGCGGTGCGGCTGCTCGACGACACCTTCCTCGCCTTCGCCTCCGCGGGCGTCCCCCTGGTGGTCGTCAGCGGCAACCACGACTCCGCGGTGCGCCTCGGCTTCGGCCGCGGGCTCGCCCGTGCCTCCGGCATCCACCTGCGCACCACGCTCGACGCCCTGACCGATCCCGTCGTGCTGGCCGACGAGCACGGCGACGTCGGCGTCTACGGCATCCCCTACCTGCTGCCCGACGCCGTCATGGCCGAGCTCGCCGCGGAGCGCTCGCACACCTCGGTGCTGCGGGCCGCCGCGGACCGCATCCGCGCCGACGCCGCCCAGCGGGGCCTGTCGCGCACGGTGGTGCTCAGCCACGCGTTCGTGGCCGGTGGCGCGGGGGCCGACTCCGAGCGCGACATCCGCGTCGGCGGCATCGGCGACGCGCACGCGGCCGTCTTCGACGGCATCACCTACGTCGCGCTCGGGCACCTGCACCGCCCGCAGGACATCCGTCTCGGCGGGTCGTCCACCGTCCTGCGCTACAGCGGATCCCCGCTGCCCTACAGCTTCTCCGAGTCCGGCGACGTGAAGTCCGTGACACTGCTCGAGCTCGACGACGCCGGCGTCGCAGTCGTGGAGGCGGTGCCGGTGCCTGCGGGGCGCCCGCTGCGCGAGGTGCGGGGGCGCCTCGAGGAGCTGCTGGCCCGCGCCGGCACCGATCTCGCCGGGCTCGCCGAGTGCTACGTCCGCGTCGTGCTCAGCGACCCGAGCCGCCCCGCCTCGCCGATGGAACGGCTGCGGGCCGTGTGGCCGCACACGCTCGTGCTCGACTTCGAGCCCGACGGCGTGCGCCCGGACCCGGACACCGACCTCGCCCGCCTCACGCGCACCACCGACCCGGTCGAGGTCTGCTCGCTGTTCGTGGAGTTCGTCGACCGCGTGCCGCCCACCGCCGACGAGGTGCGCGTGCTGCGCGAGGTCGTCGAGCTCGCGCAGCGCGGCGAGGAGGCCGGCGTCTGA